In a single window of the Microbacterium sp. SL75 genome:
- a CDS encoding carboxymuconolactone decarboxylase family protein, protein MGEERRVHLSKSAPEAYAALRSFSSTVGRLAAEAGIDARLREIVQIHASQLNGCAYCVRMHVDAAVKAGLDADVIAQIATWRESGVFDERERAALELTESFTFIHEDGIPDEVYDQAGGILSEAEYVALSWVLVAINSFNRVAIAGRYAVPPRASSPMPVAPDAAPAATTRPREPHVHADGAA, encoded by the coding sequence ATGGGCGAAGAACGGCGCGTGCACCTGTCGAAGTCGGCTCCCGAGGCGTACGCCGCTCTGCGCTCGTTCTCGAGCACCGTCGGCCGACTCGCCGCCGAGGCCGGCATCGACGCGCGGCTGCGCGAGATCGTCCAGATCCATGCCTCCCAGCTCAACGGGTGCGCCTACTGCGTGCGTATGCACGTGGATGCCGCGGTGAAAGCCGGGCTCGACGCCGATGTGATCGCCCAGATCGCGACGTGGCGGGAGTCGGGCGTCTTCGATGAGCGCGAAAGAGCCGCCCTCGAGCTGACCGAGTCGTTCACCTTCATCCACGAGGACGGCATCCCCGACGAGGTCTACGACCAAGCGGGCGGCATCCTGAGCGAGGCCGAGTACGTCGCGCTCAGCTGGGTGCTCGTGGCCATCAATTCCTTCAATCGCGTCGCCATCGCGGGTCGATACGCCGTGCCGCCCCGCGCTTCCTCTCCGATGCCGGTCGCCCCGGATGCCGCGCCGGCGGCGACGACGCGCCCGCGCGAGCCTCACGTGCACGCGGACGGCGCGGCATGA
- a CDS encoding tyrosine-protein phosphatase gives MTGSLVSGAVNFRDVGGLPAGERRTRAGVLYRSGNLVAVDDAGARTLRDLGIRRVIDLRDESEVAHAPSRLDTAVEIQHEPLFLGSVASFFARDLSLDDMYAALVDDSAERVVSAIRGILGAQPALVHCTVGKDRTGVTVAIALAAAEVDREAVIADYARTEEFLPAERNARVLAAIRAVHPDNVHAEALATRSPAPVMRALLQRVDRDFGSPAGYLRANGMSQGEIDRLREVLID, from the coding sequence ATGACCGGCTCGCTCGTCTCGGGCGCGGTGAACTTCCGCGACGTCGGCGGACTTCCGGCGGGAGAGCGTCGCACGCGCGCGGGCGTGCTCTACCGCTCCGGCAACCTCGTCGCCGTCGACGACGCGGGCGCTCGGACTCTGCGAGATCTCGGCATCCGACGCGTGATCGATCTGCGCGACGAATCGGAGGTCGCCCATGCTCCCAGCCGCCTCGATACCGCGGTCGAGATCCAGCACGAGCCGCTGTTCCTCGGCTCGGTCGCCTCTTTCTTCGCGCGCGACCTGAGCCTCGACGACATGTACGCCGCCCTCGTCGACGATTCCGCAGAGCGGGTGGTGTCGGCGATCCGCGGCATCCTGGGCGCGCAGCCCGCGCTCGTGCACTGCACCGTCGGGAAGGACCGCACCGGGGTGACCGTCGCGATCGCGCTCGCCGCGGCCGAGGTCGATCGAGAGGCGGTGATCGCCGACTACGCCCGCACCGAGGAGTTCCTCCCCGCCGAGCGCAATGCGCGGGTCCTCGCGGCGATCCGCGCCGTGCACCCCGACAACGTCCACGCCGAAGCCCTCGCGACCCGCTCGCCCGCCCCGGTCATGCGCGCGCTGCTGCAACGGGTCGACCGGGACTTCGGCTCGCCGGCGGGCTACCTCCGCGCGAACGGGATGTCCCAGGGCGAGATCGACCGATTGCGAGAGGTGCTGATCGACTGA
- a CDS encoding SIP domain-containing protein: MSIPTEHNAAACRASRHTRVQHLVTADETSLAELEALLATLPICSTGRVFVEVPDASWIGSITAPARMTLTWLDRSRRGGAPGTGRGCAAGEALARAVSGWAGEMLCCDDDATRVILLGAYLGTAEIVDELVARHGVDAQAIHTPERFGLATAR, from the coding sequence ATGTCGATCCCCACCGAGCACAATGCGGCAGCGTGTCGCGCCTCGCGTCACACGCGCGTGCAGCACCTCGTGACGGCCGACGAGACCTCGCTCGCCGAGCTCGAAGCCCTGCTCGCGACGCTGCCGATCTGCTCGACCGGCCGCGTGTTCGTCGAAGTCCCCGACGCGTCGTGGATCGGGTCGATCACGGCCCCCGCCCGCATGACCCTGACCTGGCTCGACCGCTCGCGTCGCGGCGGTGCCCCCGGTACCGGTCGCGGTTGCGCAGCCGGTGAAGCCCTCGCCCGCGCCGTCTCGGGCTGGGCCGGCGAGATGCTGTGCTGCGATGACGACGCCACGCGCGTCATCCTGCTCGGCGCATACCTCGGCACCGCCGAGATCGTGGACGAGCTCGTCGCGCGTCACGGCGTCGACGCGCAGGCCATTCACACTCCCGAGCGCTTCGGCCTCGCCACCGCGCGCTGA
- a CDS encoding Fe-S oxidoreductase: protein MSPLPPPPEGWRERAERAVARGRRFDRFLPGVLLDSPLSRVGYWYGCAVGWIWGSVWSTGRIEKRLGLWVFRGLPSWAFPRGGVCVGGCFLTGDDRPTDVVLGHEAVHKRQWRRYGFLMPLLYALAGRDPLRNRFEIEAGLVEGNYVRRGD from the coding sequence ATGAGCCCCCTCCCCCCGCCCCCGGAGGGCTGGCGAGAGCGGGCCGAACGGGCGGTGGCGCGCGGCCGCCGTTTCGACCGGTTCCTCCCCGGCGTCCTGCTCGACTCCCCCCTCAGCCGCGTCGGCTACTGGTACGGCTGCGCGGTGGGCTGGATCTGGGGGTCGGTGTGGAGCACGGGCCGCATCGAGAAGCGTCTCGGTCTGTGGGTGTTCCGCGGGCTCCCGTCGTGGGCGTTCCCCCGCGGGGGCGTATGCGTGGGCGGCTGCTTCCTCACCGGCGACGACCGGCCGACCGACGTCGTGCTCGGGCACGAGGCGGTCCACAAACGCCAATGGCGTCGGTACGGCTTCCTCATGCCGCTGCTCTACGCCCTGGCCGGGCGCGATCCCCTGCGCAATCGGTTCGAGATCGAGGCGGGACTCGTCGAGGGCAACTACGTCCGCCGCGGGGATTGA